A region from the Bubalus kerabau isolate K-KA32 ecotype Philippines breed swamp buffalo chromosome 23, PCC_UOA_SB_1v2, whole genome shotgun sequence genome encodes:
- the IQCE gene encoding IQ domain-containing protein E isoform X8, producing the protein MKRSNLRRSASHGYVPGNPVYREKEDMYDEIIELKKSLNVQKSDVDLMRTKLRRLEEENSRKDRQIEQLLDASRGPDFVRTLAEKRPDAGWVINGLKQRVLKLEQQCKEKDNVINKLQTDVKTTNLEEMRIAMETYYEEIHRLHGLLASSEMTGKRPPVEKKIGLKRQKKMSSALLSLSRSVQELTEENQSLKEDLDRMLSNSPTASKIKGYVDWSKPRLVRRIAELEKKLSSMESPKAQASEAARSTSLTPSASSPTLHLQENERLRGAVKSLKGERSALHTQLQERDLEVKQLLQTKAELEKDLESMKEGERERREREKALREEVQALTRKFQELEGRKKDEEDEPVAAAPETHEEPSQPPSPTASPSQPDAEPDWSQGGSSRPPSTCSEGRRDEAARVLQRRWKGYQHQKERALLDEAATVLQAAFRGHLARARLLSSTACVSEPPRVPSPPTQDSPEPRIPSPAAQAEGDPWQEEAVTIIQSAFRAHLARARHSAPGPGASSAAVPDRPARSPATAPSSPPCPAAGPGQGDSEGSSRETAKGPAPEDGVLRPPPCSAEPPVSGLQPTAPTPAEDVNSDDSDEIVLAPSLPTRKSACLP; encoded by the exons TCACTAAACGTGCAAAAGAGTGATGTGGATCTGATGAGAACGAAGCTTCGGCGCCTtgaagaggaaaacagcagaaaggACCGGCAGATCGAGCAGCTTCTGGACGCGTCCCGA GGCCCAGATTTTGTTCGGACTCTGGCAGAGAAAAGGCCCGATGCTGGCTGG GTGATCAACGGGCTGAAGCAGAGGGTCCTCAAGCTGGAGCAGCAGTGCAAGGAGAAGGACAACGTTATCAA CAAACTGCAGACCGATGTGAAGACCACGAACCTGGAGGAGATGCGGATCGCCATGGAGACGTACTACGAGGAG ATTCACCGTCTCCATGGTCTTCTCGCAAGCTCCGAGATGACAGGAAAGAG GCCTCCAGTGGAGAAGAAAATAGGCcttaaaaggcagaagaaaatgaGCAGTGCCCTACTGAGCTTGTCCCGGAGCGTCCAGGAGCTCACGGAGGAGAACCAGAGCCTGAAGGAGGACCTGGACCGCATGCTCAGCAACTCCCCCACCGCCTCCAAGATCAAGG GTTACGTGGACTGGAGCAAGCCCCGGCTGGTTCGTCGGATCGCAGAGCTGGAAAAG AAACTCAGTTCGATGGAAAGCCCCAAGGCCCAGGCTTCAGAGGCGGCGAGGTCGACCTCCCTGACCCCCTCGGCGTCCAGCCCCACGTTGCACCTGCAGGAGAACGAGCGTCTGCGCGGAGCGGTGAAGAGCCTGAAGGGCGAGCGCAGCGCCCTGCACACCCAGCTGCAGGAGAGAGA TTTGGAGGTGAAGCAGCTGCTGCAGACGAAGGCCGAGCTGGAGAAGGATCTGGAAAGcatgaaggagggagagagggagagaagagagagagagaaggcgtTGAG AGAGGAGGTTCAGGCGCTGACCAGGAAGTTTCAGgaactggaaggaaggaagaaggacgAGGAAGATGAGCCCGTGGCGGCGGCTCCCGAG ACCCATGAAGAACCCAGccagcctcccagccccaccGCCAGCCCCTCCCAGCCGGATGCTGAGCCGGACTGGAGCCAGGGGGGCTCCTCCCGGCCCCCCTCCACCTGCTCAGAGGGGAGGAGAGACGAGGCCGCCAGGGTCCTGCAGCGCAGGTGGAAGGGGTACCAGCACCAG AAAGAAAGGGCTCTTCTGGATGAA GCGGCTACCGTGCTGCAGGCGGCTTTCCGGGGGCATCTAGCTCGGGCGAGGCTGTTGTCCAGCACGGCATGTGTCTCGGAACCCCCCAGGGTGCCGAGCCCTCCCACCCAG GACTCGCCCGAGCCCCGCATCCCAAGCCCCGCTGCCCAGGCCGAGGGAGACCCGTGGCAAGAGGAGGCCGTCACCATCATCCAGTCTGCCTTCCGGGCACACCTGGCACGGGCCAGGCACAG CGCCCCTGGTCCCGGAGCCAGTTCTGCTGCGGTTCCCGACAGGCCGGCCCGGTCACCCGCCACGGCCCCCTCCTCTCCACCCTGCCCTGCGGCCGGTCCCG GGCAGGGAGACAGCGAGGGGAGCAGCAGGGAGACCGCCAAGGGGCCAGCTCCAGAGGACGGAGTGCTGAGGCCGCCACCCTGCTCCG CGGAGCCCCCTGTCTCGGGGCTGCAGCCCACGGCACCCACACCCGCAGAGGATGTGAACTCCGACGACTCCGACGAGATCGTCCTAGCACCATCTCTGCCCACGAGGAAGAGCGCTTGCCTGCCCTAG